In the Dermochelys coriacea isolate rDerCor1 chromosome 23, rDerCor1.pri.v4, whole genome shotgun sequence genome, GGCTTGTGGCTCCTTCTGTTGACGCCCCCACTGGCATCCACACCCCCCCCACAGGCCCCTGGAGTCCCCCGCCTCTGCCTGCCCTGCTGGGGAATGAGTACATCCAAAGGGGTGGCGCGCAAGAAGTGGGGGAAGCTCTTGATCGCCACCCCCGAGCTGGGGCCTGTCTGTCCAGCTCCATGCCCCCGTCTGTCCATCCAGCCCCGTGCACACACCGCCCCCCGTCTAtctggggtttcactgagccccACACAGCCCGTGGGTCACGCCCCCAGCTCATTCCCCAGCAGGAATATTCCAGGTCTGCCCCCCCCGGTTAttggtttcccctcccatcctgcccccctcTTTTCACAGGCTCCCCAAAGGCCCAGCTGCCCACCCCAGTCTCAGCCATCAGGGGGCATCTGGACTATGCCCCCCCTCATTCTGGGGGGGGGCTGTTTGGCTTATGTCTCCACCTGGCCCCATGGTTCCGCCCCGCTGAATTCTGACCCCCCCAATCATCAACCCAACAACACTGGGTGGGGGGACCTCAGGGTTTGTAATAAACTAAAACCTGCCGTCAGCTTTGGGCTTGGCCCTGTTCCATGCTGGGGGGGGAGAAACGTGGGGTGGAGCCTCTACCAGCGGACGCCTGATCTTGACCCCCCTctcatgccccccaccccgcttctcAGATGGGGCATGGACGGCGCAGGCTCTCGGCAGACCCAGGCAGTGGTGCCGAGTCTCTCACCCCCGGGGCAGCTCCCCCCCAGCGCCGGGCGCAGGCTCTCGGCAGACCCAGGCAGTGGTGCCGAGTGTCTCACCCCCGGGGCAGCTCCCCCCCAGCGCCGGGCGCAGGCTCTCGGCAGACCCAGGCAGTGGTGCCGAGTCTCTCACCCCCGGGGCAGCTCCCCCCCtgtgccgggcgcaggctctcgGCAGACCCAGGCAGTGGTGCCGAGTCTCTCACCCCCGGGGCAGCTCCCCCCCAGCGCCGGGCGCAGGCTCTCGGCAGACCCAGGTAGTGGTGCCGAGTCTCTCACCCCCGGGGCAGCTCCCCCCCtgtgccgggcgcaggctctcgGCAGACCCAGGCAGTGGTGCCGAGTCTCTCACCCCCGGGGCAGCTCCCCCCCAGCGCCGGGCGCAGGCTCTCGGCAGACCCAGGCAGTGGTGCCGAGTCTCTCACCCCCGGGGCAGCTCCCCCCCAGCGCCGGGCGCAGGCTCTCGGCAGACCCAGGCTGTGGTGCCGAGTCTCTCACCGCCGGGGCAGCTCCCCCCCAGCGCCGGGCGCAGGCTCTCGGCAGACCCAGGCAGTGGTGCCGAGTCTCTCACCCCCGGGGCAGCTCCCCCCCAGCGCCGGGCGCAGGCTCTCGGCAGACCCAGGCAGTTGTGCTCTGGCAGTGACACCCGGGGCAGCTCCCCCGCAGCGATGGTGGAAGGAGGCTGCAGCCACTGGGGTGGAGCTGAGGTGCTGGGCAGATGTTAGCAgctgctgcggggtgggggtgggagtgtgtgAAATGGGATAATGAGCCCCCAGGCCGTCAGCCGGCCAAATCTCAGTGTTGGGCTGGTGCAAGGGCCcccagcagggcttgggggagcccagggctgggctagcaggggctgcgtgtcgggagtgaggggcaccggcagagcagggcggggcgggggctgagggtcAGTTTGTTTTTGTAGGGTTTCCCTCATTTCCTGACCAGTAAAGGAGGCCGGGCaggtgggttggggggtgggaacCCTATTTATTTAAACTGACAAGCCACATTAGATCTAAGAGCCACTGAAGAGCCGAGCCCCAGAACGTCCTGACGGCCggtcagctccccccccccgccccagccccttgGGGAGGCAGATCCAGACCCTCCCTGGGTCAGAAATAACCcagccagtgggggaggggcaaggtgAGTTCCCGCCATGGCAGGACAGAGAGGAGTggaggctagtggttagagcggggggtgggagccaggacgcctgggttctattgtGGGGGTCCCAGTGGGGAGGTTAGCCGGGGACAGACACTCCAGCCTTGGGGGGCTCGGCTTAGACTGCTCGGAGCCGGCGGGCCCTGGAGTCTTGTCCCCAGGGGGtgtctgtgaggcagggaaggggggctgcggtggggggcagggccagggcagggcctgAGCTGGCTGCAGGGGGGCCGGGACCTTCTTGTCGTCCATCTCGTAAAGGAACCAGTCGTATGAACCCTTGGGGCTGTCCAGGTGCAGAGCTGGAGGAAGGAGACACGAGTCAacgatggaacccaggagtcctggctcccagccgccccgtgacccccctcccctccgagacccggggacagaacccaggagtcctggctcccagcccccacccccaaaccagtaggtcccgctcccctcccagagccggggagagaacccaggagtccgggcctCACTCACCGAGGTCCTCGAGGGACCCGTCCTGCAGGCGCTGGTGCGCGAAGGGTGACCCCTTGGCCCCCCGGCGGTAGGCGCAGTAGATCCcagagaagaggcagagaaggaggCCGGAGGCCACGAGGAAAAGACCCATGGCCTGGCCCCCCCCGTCCCCACGGTGCTCGTCAGGCCGGCctgcggggggaggagagagcgctgggacaggacc is a window encoding:
- the GFY gene encoding Golgi-associated olfactory signaling regulator; the protein is MGLFLVASGLLLCLFSGIYCAYRRGAKGSPFAHQRLQDGSLEDLALHLDSPKGSYDWFLYEMDDKKVPAPLQPAQALPWPCPPPQPPFPASQTPPGDKTPGPAGSEQSKPSPPRLECLSPANLPTGTPTIEPRRPGSHPPL